The sequence below is a genomic window from Macadamia integrifolia cultivar HAES 741 chromosome 1, SCU_Mint_v3, whole genome shotgun sequence.
GACCTAATCCGTCTACAAACATTCTCAACCGACTTAATCGCCCCCAGGCTGATTTCACATTGTGCATCCAAATTCTTCTCAATCAATTCTCATTATACAATGTAGAGATATCTCCATGAGGCAGAATCCAGTTATTGCAATCTGTCAACTTCCAGCACAACAAAAACCACCACTTTTATGGATAAATACTCAAGTTATCTGTACACATTATATAGGATGCTGATCACTTGGACAACCTTTCTTTCATAAAAACACAAAAACTAAAGACACTTCAAGCCTTAGTTCGACAATATATTACAACAAACTGAGCATCTGAAATGGCTCAGCCTTCCTTGATTGTTGCATGTCATTCATGCACATGACCTATGTTAACATTCCCATAGTGCTGTACTGTTACAAACGAGGCTTCCAACAAATTGGGGCGTAAAGATTAACCAATCCGTCCATCATCGTTTCCTCTGTCCTCTCACTAAAACTACTGAGCATCAACTACTCCCTATGTTAGGCAGTGCAGTAGATTTATGATGTATCCACCAATACTTTTGGTGTCATGAATTCCCAAAAATCACAATTGAAATCCTAAAATTTGTTGAGAAAACCAATATAAGGAAGGACTGATGGCAACAAGAAATATGAAGCACCATTTGCCCTATGTCACCAACTCTCCTCTTACAAGTTGTTATTTCCTCAGAGTTTTACACGTACAAGACTCCTAAACTCATCTCCACACACAACAGAGtccataaaaaaaatgagagatttATGTcaacaaacccccccccccttaaagATCTGTTTTCACTTCGATGTTTTGGAATTGCAGATCATGGCCACTATGTCATGGTAGATGGTAGAAACATCTGCATTTTCTGAAGATCAGTTCAGAAGAAAGGGGGAAACCTAGATAGGCATGCACATCATTGTAAGAGGCTGGAATTAAAAAACGATAgtcaataaacaaataaatgctacaatagaaactgaaataggaaTATGAATTAATAGATAGTGCTATTTAAGATTCTAAGTCGAGAGCATAGTCAAATTTATAACCATCCCTGATTGATCCATCAGACCCACACCCAACACCACAAAATGCAAAAGGAATGAAGGTCCATTTGCTACAATATCCCTAAGACCATGTGGTAGTTAGTATCACAAAGCTTTGCACTTAAATTGGAAACACAAACCCGAGAATGCCCGGGAAAAGTAATGTTCTGTTGTGCTTCTTGTATTTCCTTTTCTAAGAGAATATTTTCATCGTAACACCAGGAAAGCGATCACCTTGAGTAATAATAACTCCACAAAAGAGCAGAAAGTTGATAGACTTAGGTTCGATGAAACAAACATTACTCACATCTCGGTAAATCTTGACTTGAGTATCTAACTTCGACCTCCAACTCTGTAAATCCTGCAAGCACAGAACATTTACATGATATTACTTACAAGATAGTGAATGAGCGAGAGAGATGGAGACAAAATggttagattaaaaaaaaaaaatgacaaatcaCCTGtttcaaaccttgaattctagTAAGCAGCTCCGACCGTGATTCACTCAATTCCTGCAAACAGTAGGGAGCTCAAGAAGATTAACAATATATATTTAGTAAATTAGTATTGGGGGAGAGAAGCAGAGGAAAAAATCTACAACGCACAGCGATCTTTGAGCTAATAGGTGTAATGTTCTCCTTTTTCTgaagccaaaaagaaaaaaagagaagtcaGAAGACTCAGAGCTAGAGAAACAGTAGGGTAAATATTAGGGTTTTCAGAGGGAAGAAACTGTACCAAAGAAAGAGGTGCAGCAACAGTAGCAGCGGGAGACCGTGTAGAATCAGAATCCGCCATTATTAGAGATCGATCCGACAATGTAACAGAAAATTGGATGATCCGAGTTGAttatctagggtttagggttccgTCTTCAAGAGCTTCTTCGAGAATGAATACTCAACAACAGAATTCAAGGGAAGGAGTAAAGAGATACTCCGAGTTGAACCAAGGCAGGTGTGAATTGTGAACGTTTAAAGATGTGGGGAGTGGAACAGTGAAGTGGATGTGACGGGGACCGGTGTTGTGTACGTTCAAATTGCGTTAAAAACGACGGATTTGAGCGGGCTAAAATCAATCTAGAAATCTGAATTTAGGGGACTCGCGTTGTCACTTAACAAGATTTGGCAACAACCACAATTAATAAAAATCACGTGATCCCCCCGCCCcaatccaaaaaattaaaaaattaaaaaaaatatctcatGCTCCCAACTCCCATGCGGAAGAGAAGAGACCCAGCACACATCCGATGATTGAGCATAAGAATTTCATACCCCAACACACGGGTCTGCACCCAGATACACATTGGATCTCCAGTGGGGCAATAGATGGCAGGGGTGAAAGTAAAATCCAAACACGATCTAACCTACCTTGAGCTTGAACCGAACTTGTGCCAAGTTTTTTTTACCCCGAAGGCGATTTAGGGTTGAAAAATCCACCCAGGATTGGGTCGGGCTAAGGTTGAGGCCTCAGCCTGGCTCAACCCGGCCTAAAatttaatcttaattttttatattacaaTTTAggctcctattggtattttttttttttttttttaattttttaatgtataagatatgaatagcaaaaacaagtcaatcaaggttaattcAACCATTGTAGAAGGCAGGgtcaacccaacctagcccaaccTGACCCAATTCGGCCCTGACAGAGTCAATTAGGGTCAGGTTGGGCTTGAATATGAACCCGACAAGTTTGGGTTGGAcatgggttgaattttgaagactttgggttgggttagggctTTAAGAAATCTGGCCTTGTTTCACCCCAACATATAGGATCTGAATTCGCTAAGGAGCTGGATAAACCTAGATACTAATCCTCTTCAGCATGGGAGAGAGCCCAACCACATACAGTAGTGGGAAACCCCTTGAGGTAGTCCACTCAGGTGTTGGGGTGCATGCCCGAAGAACTCTCAACCACTAGATGTGTTGTGGATTTCCTCCCACACTAGAGAGGATCTGGATCTGATACACATAGTGGTGTCAACCAATCTAGTCTAATCAGTCTAAGTCACGGTCTAATCATTTTCATTTGTTCACATACGTAAATTGATgaataaaaagacaaaaaaaaaaaaaaaaagtaaggcaAAATGGTaactgttgtaacccggcagtcactgagagggggggtgaatcagtgagtccaattccgatcccaaaaatctgtctgatgtctggccaagaaaaacctggtatacctgtccctgtttgcacacagtcgtatgcacactcagcctctcataggcacttccaagtgtgtacacccattccacattccacgcacttcaatataaaatgcaaacaataagcacccacaacacaggatttttacgaggttcggcaatttgcctacatccccagagtagtgtctgtaaaggcttcgtacctactcaatacactacttttgactgcacccacactCAATTTTCTCAAGCAGAAGCtaagatggcactcgtagtaccggtacaatgtgtagcacccactacacgggaacACCCACTCctggtgcttagcacccactaagcactcaataaataatacagtaaatgtgggcttatatcaatgccctacagttaagccttgcctagcaaatacatccacaactagctagcatgcttacagtttaTCCACAACTAACTTAGCATTtaaacattcatccacaactaaccctaacatacatacatattatcatatatgcatataatgtaaattctagggttagaaaatctcacagTCCTTGTTTGTTATTAGCAGAGTTGTCTCAGAGCATAGTCTCTACACACTGGAATCCTCAACTCCCCTCTAGAGTACTTCAAGTAAGCTCAACATGGCCATGGCATCTCACAAGTCTTGTCCCTTATCTTCTTGCACTTTgaagcacaaatagaaaaaccctctcttcttttctcttttctcttggctttGAAACATCAAAAACACTCAACTACCTTCTCAAACCCACTTTAATGGAGTAAAAACACATTCCATCAAGCAATAAACCTCATTCAATGATCGCCCATCAAGAGGAAAACTTCTcataccaaaaccgtagccttccttcactcaaaactcatttttctttcttccatggtgtagggcttgaaaaaacgaagaagcagCAACTTGGTTCACTAGATCCGAGttaaatgagggagatatgaccatttgaagttggagcaatgagatagcttgaaatggaatcttcgtcggggtggcgtaggctacaccagcGGCACGCGCAataggggcgaaatctgaccttagatctcatataaaagatcttataatctaagccgtctgattaaaccaacggataatagatccaaaccattagatttgaatcccgatgatgtcatcatgacaTAGACACTAACATCGTCATAAGTGTTGTCGACCACGGATTGGCTACATCAACGTATATTTCGGATCTATGTCGGCTTAACCCATAAAGGTGAATAATTTATAGAccattagatctggatctataagatctacttgatctagatctaagggattggaatctaagcttcggtgatgatgcacatgcgaCACACACTACTCAATGCAATATGGTGCAACAccagaccatcatatctaatacactccaccaatgagaagccttagataagcatcttcaacacaaGCTCTTGTACGAACAGTCAGATCGGAATCTTATCACGTGGCTCAATCTaagccgtgtattaaggatccctctgattctcttatatacacataagcccctgcttctataaactttaatgccaaaaaccccttatcaactcagacctttaaaaccttgaaattatactaagcccctgaaatttcaaaattaaaatccagaaaatccacccaacaccaagagcatctgttgattttctagttcggATTTTTGAACCAGCTTCACGGAaatacttataactttttcatacgatatccgatcgagatgaaacaaagtgcgttgggtCCATAACTGGACGCTCTATGACTTTCTAGAAGACttaatcatctgaatcatccatgtaaaaatatcaaaatgcccctagacctttctaatAACGCAACTTTATCATATAGAATTGGATCgcgatgaaatcaaaaccgttggaaagattggatttttgttgtattgttacatggagaacacttcctttaaaaaagtcatcttcaatgccgtAACTACCCTCGAATGCCACAAatatcgtaacttcttcatacgatatcagaatgtgacgaaatcaaatgcactagactaggtaaattacaatctatctttttcatgaagaaccaatcttccaaaaatatcattttcaataCAAAAAATGCCCCCGAGTATAAATAAGccaatttttttagttttgacccagaaactcgcaccacctattaatgatgtattaaaccactccatgcataccaagcggctctgttatctcattggtgacactggacactgccatgtcatcattttcatccacgtcaaccaaactggccacgtcatcaccgccacctagccaggttgccaacaaggacaaccataaaacaacagtaaCAACGCGACGTTTTATCTATCATGGATTTTTTGGTCAAATTTTTATCACAGATTGTGCATGGACCTAACATAGGGgctaaaaaatattaatttccATTCAGCTTaattagatttaaaaattctaaaattcagAATGCTTGAATCACATTTATCCAATTATAATCATGTAAAACCTTATGATAGTAAAATGATATTATTAGATTTctacccaatatatatatatattattagatCAAATTGTATTATCACCTTTCCCAGTCAAATCATTTTAAGGCGATTAATGctaaggagaggagccggatctgATTTAAAATGCTAACGTCCTAGTCAAGATTAAGATCAGAATTTTTAAAATGCTAAATTATACTTGTTGAAAGATGATATTTCATATCTCAATATCTACTAATTGGTGTTTCTTGTAAAATCACCCTACGGTTGACCCATTTTAATTATGGTTGACGGGTGAAAGTATGTCGGGTGTAAAATTGGGAAGCAACATCTCAAATATCAAGTCATACCACACAGAGGTTATCTACAATGCAAATTAgccttttattaaaaaaaaaaaaggcaatcaTATCATAATTTTGCTATAACTCATATGTATGATCGAAAAGAGATACATTCAAAATTGGTGGTATTtttaggaaggaaaaaaattataagaatgaTGAACtatactcaaaaaaaaaaaagttacacataatttataattcaaaaaaatattatattttttaaacaaatagGTAAGAGACCAACAAGACAATGCTTAGAAATTCTCCTTGTGGAAATCAAACTTTGTTGTAGTCTTTCGGGAAAAGTCTTGTGCTAGCCATCGTAAGTCCCCAGTCAAACCAGGAGCACCGCAATAGAACACCCCtgcaatcaaaatcaaacatcAGTactaaatttcaatttctaatcagcctctttttttttttttttttttgtaagtttCCATGCAAATGATATTTCACATGAAAATTTCGCTCCACGTAAAATTCTCTTTCCTTCggtgatttttattttacattaaaacacaataggaaaattttcatttctatccttttacaataaattataaacgGAGTTAAAATTATTTATGAGAATACTAGAATAAGCTGGTTCAATCCAAGAATCAACAGGGTGTAGTAGGTGATCAAGTTAGAATAAAAAAGGACATATCCAGTGCATTAGTTAGGCCATAATGTGCACCGCTATTACCCCTACTTTtgtggagaggttgtttcctcattcaaattcaaaacaacAAGGTCATAATAGCTatagcaaccttaccgttgcgccGAGTTAAGTCTGAATTAAAATGAAGTTTAATATGCTTTACTTACCAACGCGTTGATTAGGGTGGTTAATGGCTACATGTTTGAAGACACTTCGCCAATTGGGTCTAGCAAAATGAGTCTTAACTGGTGTCCCAGACACAATGTCTACACCATTCTTGGCATGGTGTAGTGATTGTAGCATTGCTATGAGTGCAGACCGAGCATCACCTTCCTCATACACACTGGTGCAGTAGTTATGAAGCTCAATAACCCCATCTCTGTCATACTCAGCTACTTCATTCATTACTCCTCTAAACCACTCAAATGAGCCTTGTTCTCTTGTCACCCAATAGAAGTAGGCTCTGCTAGTCCTAAAAGATCTCTCCTGGTTTGCCTTAACTTCTCCTCCACTCTCTACACTTCCTTTCTCTGTCATCTCCTTCTGTTGCTTTATGTTGTTCAAGACATCCTTAACTATACTGATCAATGGTGTTGCTCCAATCCCAAGCCCAACTAGGAGGAGGACTTCATATTCCTTATAATCTTGTGCAGGAGCTCCATATGGGCCATCGATAAGCAGCCTTGGCAACCTATTACATAAGTTCACTTCTTCGTCAAGAGGAGGATATTATCAGAGACAGTGGAAGAAGAATCAGAGAGTTCATTAAGCAAAACCATTACCTTTGGTTCCTCTCCCCTTGCTTGATATCAGCTCTTAGGAGGCCACTTTGATCCCCAGTTGGAGGTTGGCATACCTAagcaaaacaaacaaataaatcgGGAAAGGTTTAAAAGGAGGTATATGTTGAAGGGTTCACCCCAAAA
It includes:
- the LOC122075444 gene encoding uncharacterized protein LOC122075444 isoform X2, whose product is MADSDSTRSPAATVAAPLSLKKENITPISSKIAELSESRSELLTRIQGLKQDLQSWRSKLDTQVKIYRDELSELKKSLNVEVDQLRSLQDLSEDAKEDTQDAQTEGNTEEVTSPTSTPVENGQEN